Below is a window of Impatiens glandulifera chromosome 2, dImpGla2.1, whole genome shotgun sequence DNA.
TCTGTGGAATTGAGAAAACTAGAGTTGCAAAGGCTAAGACATAATCTgaagttgtattacatcattaaaGGACAATTGCTATTCTCGGATGATTGGGATTCTCTTTGTAGTGATCATTCAAGATTCTTGTCTGAAGCTACCAAAGCTTTGGAAGCTACCACAATTCGTCTTCCACTTGTTTCTGGGGCAACAAAGGCAtgtctttattttcatttcttcaCATTTTACTTTACCGGAAACTTGTTATGATGATCATCTTTACTTCTATTTATGTCAAATCTATATCCAGGTTGATATTCAAGATTTAAAAGATGCTATTTCTTCATCAGCTGATGTAATGCAGGCCATGACATCTAACATTTGCTCATTCTTGATCAAGGTAACCGTTTTAGGCCTTGTTTTGAAATACTCTTGTTTCGAAAGTCtgatttaaaaattacataaggtattttagaattttggtTGGTGATTTGAATTATATGTTTGATAAGTTGATGGTTGATTGGACAGTGGGTTATTTGAAGTTAATCTcaattaacccacatcaaaTAAGACCTAATAGTGTTTTTGTATCTTGTTCGGTTTTGAGATAcaataagtataaaataatttttgaatgtGTCCCTTGCCATTGCAAATGTATCTGGATCTAGAAATGTTTCCGAATACAGAAAAACAAACAATAAGAGCTCGTTTAATGTAgggattttagattattttaggATTTGTTTTTACCAAAATCACTATATCACGTCTTAATTCAtcaacaaaatactaaaatacttttactttactttgattaaattttaattttaaatatcaaataacatTTAAGTATTTCATCctgaaaaaatctaaaattaccCTCTTTTCTTATTACaagaagtttttttttcaaaaaaatccaattAGGGTCATTTCTCAATGCTGTGATGCTAACCTGGTTTTATTATATTCCTCAATTAATGGTTAACatgggccttgtttgatatgtggttattatttttaaataacattgtTTGATGCAAATtgcaaaaatactaaaatttgaATTGTGATTGATGAGTTACATTGTTGATTcaattatgtttttctttcttaagtCCCAAATAAgcccacatcaaacaagacGATAGTAGGTCTTGTTTGTTGGAATGATCATTGTATCGTTTATAATAGGAAACCTAACATGGAAAATACATTGGATTTATATATGTGATAACAGGCACAACAAACAAACAGTTCAGTTTCGGAACTTGCAAGCATAGCAGCAAAGGAATATGATTTAATCAATGAATGCAATGATCTTTTGTCAACTTTCACAGCACTCCAGGTAATTTTTTTAACGCGTTTTTCTTTAGTTCACCCTCGCAATGCGATCTATCATCTATCTATGCCTTACTCGATATGGGGAAACAGGTGAAGGATTGGAGCATGAGAACACACATATTGCAGATAAAGCGAGAGAGCCATCTACCTTGATAACGGAATTTGTAGAGATTTTATGTATTTGAATCGATTAAACCATTGAAACACTAACCAcacatttcaaaaacaaaaaagtcgAAGAATCTTATCTACTTCGATCTGTTATAAGTCGATAGGATGCTGATTGttgaattgatatatatacatgtatatatattatggtCACATAATTAATGTTACAAGTCTATTAAATCCTAACATTTTTTGGTTACTTACAAactttaatgttttgtttattgtgtTTTTACTTGTTAAGGGTAAAgctttaattaaaattgttttgtatTTTGTCATCTTCTCTTTATATACACATATGGCACATTGGTTTCAGGCATTTTCAGTAGGATCTAAGTGCATTAAAAAtgggataaaatatttatttatgtaatataaattttgatatatttatcttCCTCGacaaaataatatagttttaatgtatttgtatttattttttctgttttactataaatattcaattatgtaatttattttctatatattatcatttctaccatataatatttagtaatttaattaaatagttattaaataatttttttaacctgtcatcttgattattaatattaattatatatgaaatatatatcttttttaatttatttgattcaacATTGTAAATGCTggtaaaagaaataataattaatgttatgtataaagaatattattaaataaaaactgtaatagaataaattataaataattttaaaatgttaaaattaaattattaataaaatatttatttaattaactgattaactttcaaattaataagaaacatattttatataaaaataatttgagatttttaaaatttcattaaaaaaatattaattaacctccaatatatattatattaacatatttgtaataaattgTCAATGAGAGAGTCAAGATAAGATAGAAAGTTAAGATAATAtgttagagagaaaaaattgaACAAACTCATCTTTAAAAATATGGGCGGTTGAGATTAAATATTTGGCCATTGATAATTAGAGATATATGGATCTCCCAGAATTTTCTCTAACCCTTGAACAATAATTTTTGTGATAAATATAgattaataatagtttaatccataagagataaattttttattgacAGATCAACATAAAagtcaaataaagtttaattaaaacaattccatttaaataaaaaagtcaaCGCATACAAACATTCAACGATCAATTCCAATAGAAGCCAACAAATAATCGAGCTCCCTATCACATTTACATGCCTTGCATTCTACATTATCGTCGTCATCATCGTAAACTGGCCATGTAAATCTCCACCTCTTTTGATAGTTATTATCGTGATTTAAACAACAAACCACATCTCTATTCATGATTGTTGGGATATTCGTCCACAAACTGTATATGAAAAAAACCATCTCCTCACTACACTTTCATAATATTTCTTTAAGATTTTGGTTCAGGATCAAgatctcttttttatttgtttttgtatctCAAAGAAAAGGTGATATTTCCAATTACATAGAGGGTTACCACATGTCCTTAATTTGCCACCTTTTCTAAATACTCCAATCTAAATTTAGTACCTTTGTCACTAAAATAGTCCATCTTTACAAAcacataaataaaaacatataatcaCTTAATGcaatattaaaaagtaatatatatatatatatatgaaactcATTATTGATATCTTTACCGGCTTCTGAATTATTCCAATAGTTGTTTATCTTTATTTCACGGACTAAATCTATGCTTTTTActtgatatataaaattaaaaatatagttgTAAAATTTCCaactagttaattaaaaatgataaatatattttaaattaaataatttaaataaatattataaactaaaataaaatatattacttgaacattaaaataaaatgtatattttatctatttagtttaattttatttatataactttatttcaCAGTACTTTATACCgagtattttagtttataatacttatttaaattatttaatcaaacttaattaatttaaaagattatttattttaaaaacattagtAAAAGGTACgtgtataaatataatttatataagggGTTCGTTTTTTGGTTACGCTCGGAAAAGAGATTTCGCGTTATGTTTTCCACGCCTGTCAaagaacatttttattaaattttttttataaaaatctagTTATCAAAAGATTTGTTTATaacctttattttctttaattagtagttcggggtcctaaacaaggatatgtttagattatgtaaataattgtacaaaattatttaaaagtcgTAACTGCAACTGCGTTGACATAAGATTGAGTAAAACtctgaaaattattaaaaaactattagaatttaaaaataaattacaaacgGGGCCTTAGCTTAGCCAAAATATTCGTTTgggaaatattccaaaaatatttaaatatcattttatgacattttggaattatttgaaaatgaatttgggttccaaaattacaaaaataattttggattttgaaaagtggaaccaaacaggtctTAGGACAGGAGTCCTAGGGTTTGGGACTGTTTTTATCGATCTGGTCTCGGTCTAGACCGGGGGTGGTTTGGATCAGGGCTTGGGACACTCAGTCAAGGAACTGGGATATTTGGGAGGCATGATCCTGAAATCAGGTtattcggtcctaggtttgagaGGTTCGATTCCAGATCTATCATCCTCGGTCATGGacttgggagtctcggtcccaagcCAGAACTCTTGGTCCTAAGTTAAAATCTTCGGTCGTGGACCtcggtccttgctcaagaacatcaGTCCTAAGGcttggtcctaactcaagaattCCGGTCCTTGGTCTCGATCCTATTGTCAATTTTCTCTGTCCTTGGTCTtagttaggaccgagaattctcgGTTCTGCTTCTTGGTCCCGGTCCTACAGGACTCGGTCGTTGGGGACCGAATGTTctttatttggtatgaagaattgcaggtttgtatcttttgatacagatcatgaaatcatgatctgtaagttgCAAACAACTCATATGAATGTAGGGATCATAATCCCTAACTCTAAACACGGTCAATCAAACTCTATAACAATTGATTTCACAAATGATTTTAGGGCAAATTTtgggaacttttgatttaggccatctcattgcctaattcttgttccaacagctttgaaatgatgtttatagtcgaacacaaccaaaacaagaacatcaattaAGCtctataacaatttttaaaactgaaattcaaacttattttttttcaaatttcagttgttgacttgatgattttgaaataattctaacatgtttacaaacatgttaggcaactatttaaataaaaagttcaaACTTAGagctcaagaacacaaaattcaaattttctaaatttataaaataaatttggattttttttcaattaaggttgaattgatgaaatctctttcgaTAGAAAGCTTAGAAATCATCTATGGAAAGAtttcaaacaaagaaaatacaaaattgaaccctaaatatgatcaacccgatcaaactttgaaaaatccaattttgaatcACAAAATGAATTAAAGTGGGTCGGGAAGCTTACaaatgattggagaacactccaatgatgtgTAAGAAGCTTTCCCAAACCCTACATCAAATATTAGATTGCCGGAgaagtttttacaaaaaccagTTGTCGGAGTTCATTTGAATTCTTAGAATTAGGTTATAATTTGTgatgattgtttgatggattggaagCTTAACACCtagggagtatttatactaagtTTGGTCGGTTATCATAAtcgaattcaacttcaatttctcTTGTGAAATCTTATCCTTTGAATTCTTTTTTGTCTTTGGCAGCCTAACTAGAGTATAGGTTTTGACTATTGATCCTAGGGGAATTAAAAGCGAGGTAGAGACGTGCACGATTGGTGAAAGAAAGGAGGGATAAGGGTTGAGTTATGGAGGAGATAGACCTTCTAGAAGATCATCGGCGTCGAGCGCGAGCCTCCGGAGTTTGCGAAGGAGACGAACAAAATGacgttattttgtttaattaaacgCGTCGTTGGCGTTCCGTCCATCGCCTAGCGTTCTGTCTGACTTTTGGGCGTTTGGGCTAACGGGTTTAGCGATCCCGTGTGGACCCAGGTGCGCACTACTTCGGTTACAGCCAGATGTGGGGCGTGTTTATGGGTGCTTGAAAATTCAACGCTGATCCGATGGCCCTGAATCCTActgcaaaatttaaatataatttctgcTATATAggattatcaatttatattcttaataaaatgattatttgaaatcgaatttttaaccattttttacgtttttatttaccaaattaatacacaaaactatttttgacaacataataaaaattatgttcatttattttatttttgagtattttgggtatttatttaattattttaagctataaattatacataatttatgtttaaaattataattaaataaattgaaccccttttaggtaaaataaatacaatattttaacctcaaattattttcgaatttttatttaattttataattatgatttaattataacaataattatccctaatttgaaatttttattaattttgaattattttgaatttaaaatttcaaaatattattttaacattaataatattatcataaattggGGTATCTCAAATTCTCATGTTATACTtattatactaataaaataaaataaaatttgaaccaTTTCCTTCTATCTAAAAAAAACTTCACGATTAAAAggataaatcaatataaacatCAACAATTCTTAAATAAAACTAGAAAGATCCCTGTGCGATgcacacagataaaaatatatttttataacgtctcgcgttcatcaaatttggtgttaaatttaaaatataaagtgttattagcctagttggttaaagagttatgcttgtttttgttaagttgcgagttcgaaacatacctatagaacttttaattttatttttaaccgttttaagtttatgggcgggtcaacctagaatccgacccaaatattcattactcttacatatatatctaaattaaccacaactctcgacccgacaatccagacactttcaaaattaagcatcattatatatatatatatatattagttaattaaaaatgtcccgcgttcatcaaatttggtgttgaatttaaaatataatgtgctacttggttaaaaaattgtacttgttttgttaggttgcgagtttgaaacatatttatagcatttcaattttatttttaaccgttttaagttaatgtgcgggtcaacccagaatccgacccaagtatctatttactctcacattaatatccaaattaatcacggttcgcgacccggcaatccggacactttcaaaattaaccatcattttatatatatattagttagttaaaaatatctCTCGTTCttcaaatttagtgttaaatttaaaatataaagtgttattagcctagttggttaaaaagttgtacttgttttattaggttgcgagtttgaaacacacctatagcatttttaattttatttttaaccgttttaagtttctgagcgggtcaacccagaatccgacccaagtatccatttgctctcacatatatatatctaaattaaccacaactctcaacccggcaatccgtacattttcaaaattaaggatcattatatatatatatatatatatatatatatatatatatatatatatatatattaattaaaaatgttccgcgttaatcaaatttggtgttgaatttaaaatataatgtgttattaacctagtttgttaaaaagttgtacttgtttggttaggttacgagtttgaaacatatctatagcattttaattttatttttaaccgttttaagtttatgggcgggtcaacctagaatccgacccaaatattcatttactcttagagatatatccaaattaactacaactctcgacccgacaatccagacactttcaaaattgaacatcattatatatatatatatatattagttagttaaaaatgtttcgcgttcattaaatttagtattgaatttaaaatataaagtgttattagcttagttggttaaagagttgtactagTTTTGTTAGGTTTATGGGCAGGTTCAACTCATAATCCAaccaaaatatccatttactctcacatatacaTCAAAATTAACCACCCGGACatcttcaaaattaaatatcattatttatatatatatatatatatatatatatatatatatatatatatatatatatattttagtgattttttttaaaatttatgttatttaaataattcaataaacaAGTTTACAAACCTACCATTTAAATGACACAAAATTgtaatttcttatttgaatctTTATCAATAGAATTGTttgatacaaataaaataaatgaattatcctAAAATGATACTTACatctcaaacaaaataaaataaaaaatcttgactttaatttttgtttaaatcctCTACACATTTTTTCCCCTAAAATCGTAATTACATCTTTGACCTTCAAAATGACACGTCAGATATTTCCGCCGCCATGTAACCGGTTCTTACTTGCCGGAGAATCTGTAGCAACGTCCGAGCCTGtcataacaattatttatttaatttttgtaattttaataataaatgacaaaaaaaggctctaaaagaataaaatattaccTTCCGTTTACCCCGACTGGTTCCACACTGAGTCAACTCAACAACCGGAGGAATCGCTCCTTCCCGGACGACCAAACTCCGGTAAGAACTTCCTTCACAAATCTTCAACAAAATCTCCATCGCGATTTCCTTTTGCCGATCACTTCCGATCTCAATCATCTCAACTAAAACCGGTATTCCGTCGTTCTCAACCACCGCTGAAACCGCTTCCGGTATTGAAATCACCTGATTCAGCACGTACGCTGCTTTATCCACCATATTCGATTCTAAATCTGCAATCAGATCGATAAGTATTTCAACTATACCTGCTTGAACTGCTCTGATTTTGTTCTCTTTAATCGAACAAATCGAATACAGAGCCGTAGATGAATCCTTCTTCCCGCGAATATCTCCAACTTTTAATAGCTTCACTAGTAATGGAACTGCTCCAGATCGTCCGATTTCGATCTTATTCTCATCGATCTGCGATAAACGAAGTAAAGCGCATGATGCATTTTCTTTAGCCGTTGTTGTTCCGATTCTTAATGCGTTAACTAGAGGCGTGATTGCGCCGGAGGAAACGATTAGGTTTTTGTTTTCGTCGCAGAGAGATAGATTTAGAATCGATGTAACTCCGTACTCTTGAAGTTGACGATCATCTGAAGAGATTAGAGTGATTAGAGACGGAATCGCACCGGATCTAGCGATTTTGAGACGGTTATCATTTGAATCCTTGGAAAGTAGTCTGATGTTTAATGCTGCTTGTTTCCTTTCTTCTATTGATTTACTTTCGAGCTTGGTGAGAAGATGATGAATCGCGTAATCGGAACTGTTTGATTCCATGATTGGAAACTCGAAGGAGGCGTTGGATTTGCTGCTGCAGGTGGTGAAAACTGATGAGGATTGATCGTAATTGATGCTTAAATCAATGAAACTTTCGTCCATCGCCGGAATTCATAATCCACGGCGAAACTCCGACGAGATAATTTGAAGGTAGGAAAGGCatttgagaaatatatatatgtatgtgtgTGTATGAACGAAGAAGAGACGAAAGGCGACACGTTGGAGAAAGAAAGCGATATTCTATTATCTATATATTGACTCGTTGAATATCCAAAAGTGATATGTAAACCCTAGATATCGTTTTTTTATATTCCactattgttttctttttttgaaaataaataaaagaatcaCGTGTATTTggaaaacaattaatttttatggaTAAATATGGTTAATCATGATCTTCTAGATTCTATTTGGACAGATGGAAATTtagtgaattttattttatttatttttgaagaattgttattttttattttgtttcaactatctaattattcatttaactaactaattcaAATTCATACAATCTATACATACCACTGTTATGTACCAGAGGTGgccttaaaaattaataaataaatgtagctttattattttttttaattattttttttaacaattagataaaacaaacaattaattatattaaaattttagaatttaaatttttgaatatattctaactattaaaaaataaaaatatttcttctcttctctcaAACCTTTTCATTTTTTCAGTGTAGGTTCTCGTTCTCGAGATAAACGATTAACTCTTGTTTTACCAACTTTTTGAAACAAATCTAAAAAgttgaataataataacatgattaatataaatatttattttatttttccacttaataattcaattttgttataattattcaatctaataaaaaaacacaatatagACAAGAAGATACGGGAGGAGAAGAAAGTAGTAAAGTACCGATTAATTTAGGTGGGGATGGGAAGTGGgagaattattttgaatatttcttttttaaaattgttatgaaaattcaaattcattattttaagatattaaattTCGAATGTTTACTATCACGATGAATATAAAGTGGATGAGATGAAATTAgtcaaacaaattatatttccTTTTCAATGGTTTGATTTAGAATTacttaaataaaagtaattaatttattaattaaaatattaaacta
It encodes the following:
- the LOC124927731 gene encoding U-box domain-containing protein 11-like translates to MDESFIDLSINYDQSSSVFTTCSSKSNASFEFPIMESNSSDYAIHHLLTKLESKSIEERKQAALNIRLLSKDSNDNRLKIARSGAIPSLITLISSDDRQLQEYGVTSILNLSLCDENKNLIVSSGAITPLVNALRIGTTTAKENASCALLRLSQIDENKIEIGRSGAVPLLVKLLKVGDIRGKKDSSTALYSICSIKENKIRAVQAGIVEILIDLIADLESNMVDKAAYVLNQVISIPEAVSAVVENDGIPVLVEMIEIGSDRQKEIAMEILLKICEGSSYRSLVVREGAIPPVVELTQCGTSRGKRKARTLLQILRQVRTGYMAAEISDVSF